The DNA window GCTACAAAAAGTGGCGTTATACGTAAAAGAAATGGATCAAAACGGCCTAAAGAATCAAGAGCAAGCCAGCCATATTCACTACATAGCAGCAGTTTTAATCAAAGGCGGGTTATTCCAAAGGACCAAAGAATGAGCCGAAGTTATTTTACCATTACTTATCTACCAAAAAATTGTGACGTAACCCTATTAGCAGGCCGCTGTATTGGCATATTACACGGCTTTATGAACAAACAAAGCTGCAATCACATTGGTGTAAGCTTCCCAAAATGGACCGACAAAGACTTAGGTAATCAGATAGCTTTTGTGAGTGAAGATAAAGCCGCACTTAAATACCTAAGCCAGCAAAACTATTTTGAAATGATGGCCCACGACAAGCTGTTTGAAATATCGGCCATAAAGCCAGTACCAGTCGATACCCCAGAAGTTCGCATTATCCGCGACCAAAGCTTAGGTAAGTTATGCATGGGCGAAAAACGTCGGAGAATGGAACGCGCAAAACGCAGAGCCGAAGCCAGAGGTGAAGAATATACTCCGCAGTACGTGCCGACCGACACAGAAATTAGCGCATTTCATAAAATACCCATCGCAAGCAAAAACAACCAAAACGACTTTGTATTGCACTTAAGGTTAGAGCCAACAGACTCAATACAAAGCACTTTTAACAGCTATGGTTTTGCAACAAACGAAGTTTATAAAGGCAGCGTTCCGGTATTAGCCATTTAAATATCGATCGCTCTTGGAGTGCCGTATATCAAAGAGTTAAGTGTAGATGGTAAAACAAAGGTTATTTACTGAAATTCGACTTA is part of the Pseudoalteromonas xiamenensis genome and encodes:
- the cas6f gene encoding type I-F CRISPR-associated endoribonuclease Cas6/Csy4; this translates as MSRSYFTITYLPKNCDVTLLAGRCIGILHGFMNKQSCNHIGVSFPKWTDKDLGNQIAFVSEDKAALKYLSQQNYFEMMAHDKLFEISAIKPVPVDTPEVRIIRDQSLGKLCMGEKRRRMERAKRRAEARGEEYTPQYVPTDTEISAFHKIPIASKNNQNDFVLHLRLEPTDSIQSTFNSYGFATNEVYKGSVPVLAI